From the Musa acuminata AAA Group cultivar baxijiao chromosome BXJ1-2, Cavendish_Baxijiao_AAA, whole genome shotgun sequence genome, one window contains:
- the LOC103972828 gene encoding probable glucan endo-1,3-beta-glucosidase A6 — protein sequence MPPHTEATFLFLLLLCFFSATAKGGRFARLGINYGTLGDDLPSAARSVHLLHSIGAGAVKIYDANPAILRALAGTRFRVSIMVPNEIIPSLGVNASAADAWVGTNLGPFYPAVRVRYLLVGNEILSYTSLANSTWPFLVPAMVNIHRALSARSIRDVKVGTTLAMDALVTSFPPSAGAFRSDIAEPVMRPLLRFLHKTRSYYFVDAYPYFAWASNPSSIRLDYALFTSNASFNYFDPGSKLTYTNLFDQMLDAVAAAMGRLGSGDVRIAVAETGWPNAGDLDQIGANVHNAAIYNRNLARRLAARPAVGTPARPGAVMPVFVFSLYNENQKPGPGTERHWGLLYPNGSKVYEVDLSGRRPLDSYPPLPPPDNNEPYKGKIWCVFGGDRKAAANATTVGAALAYACGQGNGTCDAIRPGGPCYKPNTLVAHASYAFNSYWQQFRQAGGTCFFDGLAVQTKTDPSYGTCKYASLTN from the exons ATGCCGCCGCACACAGAGGCgaccttcctttttcttcttctactctgcttcttctctgccacag CTAAAGGTGGGCGCTTTGCGAGGCTGGGCATCAACTATGGCACCCTCGGCGACGATCTCCCCTCCGCCGCTCGCTCTGTGCACCTCCTCCACTCTATTGGCGCCGGCGCAGTCAAGATCTATGACGCCAACCCGGCCATCCTCCGCGCACTCGCTGGCACCCGCTTCCGCGTCTCCATCATGGTGCCCAACGAAATCATCCCCTCCCTGGGCGTCAACGCCTCCGCCGCCGACGCCTGGGTCGGCACCAACCTCGGCCCCTTCTACCCCGCCGTCCGCGTCCGCTACCTCCTCGTCGGCAACGAGATTCTCTCCTACACCTCCCTCGCCAACTCCACCTGGCCCTTCCTCGTCCCCGCCATGGTCAACATCCACCGCGCCCTCAGCGCCCGCTCCATCCGCGACGTCAAGGTCGGCACGACCCTTGCCATGGACGCCCTCGTGACCTCCTTCCCGCCCTCTGCAGGCGCCTTCCGCTCTGACATCGCTGAGCCGGTGATGCGCCCTCTACTCCGTTTCCTCCACAAGACCCGCTCCTACTACTTCGTGGACGCCTACCCTTACTTCGCCTGGGCCTCGAATCCCTCCTCCATTCGCCTCGACTACGCCCTCTTTACCTCCAACGCGAGCTTCAACTACTTCGACCCAGGGAGCAAGTTGACCTACACCAATCTGTTCGACCAGATGCTCGAcgcggtggcggcggcgatggGCCGGCTAGGGTCCGGCGACGTCCGGATCGCGGTGGCGGAGACGGGTTGGCCGAACGCCGGCGACCTGGACCAGATCGGGGCCAACGTACACAACGCGGCCATCTACAACCGGAACCTCGCGCGGCGGCTGGCGGCGCGTCCGGCCGTAGGAACGCCAGCGCGGCCAGGGGCGGTGATGCCGGTGTTCGTTTTCTCTCTCTACAACGAGAATCAGAAGCCTGGGCCGGGGACGGAGCGCCACTGGGGGCTGCTGTACCCCAACGGGAGCAAGGTGTACGAGGTGGACCTCAGCGGGCGGCGGCCGCTGGACTCGTACCCGCCGCTGCCGCCCCCGGATAACAACGAGCCGTACAAGGGGAAGATCTGGTGCGTGTTCGGCGGCGACCGGAAGGCGGCGGCGAACGCGACGACGGTAGGGGCGGCCCTGGCGTACGCGTGCGGGCAGGGGAACGGCACGTGCGACGCGATCCGCCCAGGGGGGCCATGCTACAAGCCGAACACGCTCGTGGCGCACGCGAGCTACGCGTTCAACTCCTACTGGCAGCAGTTTCGGCAGGCGGGCGGGACGTGCTTCTTCGACGGGCTCGCCGTGCAGACCAAAACCGACCCAA GTTACGGAACTTGCAAATACGCGAGTTTGACAAACTGA
- the LOC103972860 gene encoding cytochrome b561 and DOMON domain-containing protein At4g12980-like translates to MAALGFRLLFLLSAVGSAAAATASGCSSMAFSSNRVYAACIDLPRLSSSLHWSYDNASATLSLAFVAPPAGPEGWVSWAINPSGGGMIGCQTLIAFRQPNGVMGIKTCNITRYGPVAEGPIEFETSDMAAEQSGGVMRLFAKMKLPAGMTEVKQVWQVGSAVVNGVPQKHDFKPENLQSLGQLDLIKGSISASGGGTAPRRNKYVHGILNAVSWGILLPIGQLFARYLKTFRSADPAWFYLHVSCQIIGYAVGVGGWATGLVLGSRSKGIQYTTHRNIGISLFTLCTIQVSALLLRPNKDHKYRLYWNMYHHSVGYTVIVLGIVNVFKGLQILNIDHKWTVYFIIIICILGGIALFLEIVTWIIVIKRRSDDSRKSYDGSTSSGVQRSISL, encoded by the exons ATGGCCGCTCTAGGCTTtcgtcttctcttcctcctctctgctGTGGgctctgctgccgccgccaccgccaGTGGCTGCTCCTCCATGGCGTTCTCCTCCAACCGCGTGTACGCCGCGTGCATCGACCTGCCCCGCCTCTCCTCCTCGCTCCACTGGTCCTACGACAACGCGTCCGCCACGCTGTCCCTCGCGTTCGTGGCGCCGCCGGCGGGGCCGGAGGGGTGGGTGTCGTGGGCGATCAACCCCAGCGGTGGTGGCATGATCGGGTGCCAGACCCTGATCGCGTTCCGCCAGCCCAACGGCGTGATGGGTATCAAGACGTGCAACATCACCAGGTACGGCCCCGTCGCGGAGGGGCCGATCGAGTTCGAGACGTCGGACATGGCGGCGGAGCAGTCCGGGGGGGTGATGCGGCTCTTCGCGAAGATGAAGCTGCCGGCGGGGATGACGGAGGTGAAACAGGTGTGGCAGGTGGGGTCGGCGGTGGTGAATGGCGTCCCCCAAAAGCACGACTTCAAGCCGGAAAATCTGCAGTCGCTGGGACAGTTGGATCTCATCAAGGGGTCGATCTCGGCATCCGGCGGAGGCACCGCACCCAGAAGAAACAAATAT GTACATGGAATTCTGAATGCTGTGAGTTGGGGGATTTTGCTTCCAATTGGCCAACTCTTCGCTCGATATCTGAAAACATTCAGATCTGCAGACCCTGCATGGTTTTATCTTCATGTATCGTGCCAAATTATTGGATACGCTGTTGGAGTCGGTGGCTGGGCTACTGGTCTCGTTCTTGGCTCCAGATCTAAGGGAATCCAGTACACCACTCATCGCAATATCGGCATCTCCCTTTTCACTCTTTGCACCATACAG GTTTCTGCTCTGCTCCTGAGGCCAAATAAGGATCACAAGTACAGATTGTACTGGAACATGTACCATCACTCTGTGGGATACACCGTGATTGTGTTGGGGATCGTCAATGTCTTCAAAGGCCTGCAGATACTGAACATCGATCATAAATGGACAgtgtattttatcatcataatttgCATTTTGGGTGGTATTGCCTTGTTCTTGGAGATTGTTACTTGGATTATAGTTATCAAGAGGAGGTCTGATGACTCCAGAAAGTCTTACGACGGATCGACTTCTAGCGGTGTGCAGCGGTCAATATCTTTATGA